ATCGATATCACCGGTCACCAGTTTGCATGGGAGTTACGTTACCCTGGTAAAGACGGCAAACTGGGTACTAAAAACTATACCCTGGTAACCGGCCTGAATAATTTAGGTATCGATTACAAAGACAAAAATAGCTTTGATGACCTGAAAGCCGATACGCTGGTAATTCCGGTTAACAAATCTATCCGTCTGAATATCCTGGCTCAGGACGTAATCCATAGTGTTTACATGCCTTACTTCCGTGTACAGTTGAACGCGGTACCGGGCTTGCCAACCTTCTTTAAATTTGTACCGACTGTAACTACTGCACAAATGCGCGAAAAACTGAATGATCAGACTTTCGAGTACAAAGTGTATTGTGCTAAGATTTGTGGTGGTGGTCACTATAACATGCAAAAAATTATCCGTGTTGTGAGCGATGCTGAATATCAGCAATGGTTGACTACACTGAAACCATACCTGAGCGACCCGCTGAAAAAAGAGCTGAAATTAGCCGATGCCGGTCAGCAGAATAGTGAAGTTAAAAACAGGTTAGCATTAAATAATTAATATTTCATATAGCAATTATGTCAACATTAGCAGTTCAAGGTCACGGAACACATCATGATGAGCACGGCCACGGCCACGAGCATCACCATGAGACATTCGTGTCCAAATATATCTTCAGCATGGATCACAAGATGATCGGCAAGCAATTCCTGATCACAGGGATTACTATGGCGGTTATCGCGATGATTTTATCGATCCTGTTCCGTATTCAGCTGGCCTATCCTGACCAATCTTTCCCTCTGCTGGAAACCCTGCTGGGCCGTTTTGCCCCAGGTGGTCGTCTGGATCCTGAGTTTTACCTGTCGCTGGTTACCATCCACGGTACCATCATGGTCTTCTTTGTATTGACAGCTGGTTTGAGCGGTACTTTCAGTAACCTGTTGATTCCTCTTCAGGTAGGTGCTCGTGATATGGCTTCTCCATTCATGAACATGCTGTCATACTGGTTCTTCTTTATCGCCAGCGTGATTATGCTGAGCTCTTTCTTTATTGAGAAAGGTCCTGCTGGTCCGGGTTGGACTATCTATCCGCCGCTTTCTGCATTGCCAAAAGCAATGAAAGGTTCTGGCGAAGGTATGACCCTGTGGCTGATTAGTATGGTGTTCTTCATCGCATCTTCACTGTTAGGTGGTATCAATTACGTATCAACCGTATTGAACATGCGTACCAAAGGTATGGACCTTTGGAAAATGCCGTTGACCGTTTGGGCTTTCTTCCTGACTGCTATCCTGGGCGTTCTGGCGTTCCCTGTACTGGTTGCAGGTGTGGTTCTGTTGATTTTTGACCGCAGCTTTGGTACCAGCTTCTATTTATCTGATATTGTTATCGGCGGCGCTCCGCAGCCGTTCTCTGGTGGTAGCCCAATCCTGTTCCAGCACTTGTTCTGGTTCCTGGGTCACCCTGAGGTATACATCGTAATTATGCCGGCCATGGGTATCTCTTCAGAGATCATGTCGGTAAATGCACGTAAACCAATCTTCGGTTACCATGCGATGGTTTACTCACTGATTGGTATTACTGTACTGTCATTCATCGTATGGGGTCACCACATGTTCGTTACGGGTATGAATCCGTTCCTGGGCGGTGTGTTCATGATCACCACGCTGATCATTGCGGTACCTTCAGCAGTAAAAACCTTTAACTGGTTAGCTACCCTGTGGCGCGGTAACCTGCGTTTCACTCCGGCTATGATGTTTGCTATTGGTCTGGTATCATTCTTCATCTCTGGTGGTTTGACCGGTATCTTCCTTGGTAACGCTGCTTTGGATATCAACCTGCACGATACTTATTTCGTAGTAGCTCACTTCCACCTGGTAATGGGTTCAGCCGCGATCTTTGGTATGTTGGCCGGTGTTTACCACTGGTTCCCTAAAATGTTCGGTCGTATGATGGACGAGCGTTTGGGTTACCTGCACTTCTGGTTAACTTTCATTGGTGCTTACCTGGTATTCTTCCCAATGCACTTTATGGGTCTGGATGGTGTGCCACGTCGTTACTACGCTTTCACCGAGTTCCCAAGCATGGCTCGTTGGCTGTCTGTAAACGTGTTCATTACCTGGTCTGCTATTATGGCTGCTTTGGCTCAGGTTGCGTTCCTGGTTAACTTTATCTACTCTATTTTCTGGGGTAAGAAAGCTACTCAGAACCCATGGGAGTCTAACACCCTGGAGTGGACTACACCTGTTGAGCACCTGCACGGTAACTGGCCTGGCGAAATTCCAACTGTTTACCGTTGGCCGTATGACTACAGCAAACCTGGTGCTGAAACGGATTTCATTCCGCAAACTGTGCCACTGTCTGAGACCATGTCATCTAACCTGCCGCACGATTTTGAAGACAATCCGGCTGGCTTAGAATTGCACAACACCTGGACAAATACTCAAAAAGCTAATAATCAAGAAGTAAAATAACAGTTCAGCTTTAACACTGATCTGCATTTTTAGGGTATCTGTTTCAGGGATGTTTTCCCCTAACAGGTACCCTAAATTTTTAAGAGTTTAAATGAGCGTTACCAATTCCCGGAAAAGATTTTTATCCTTCAATCTTGGAGGTGTAATCACGTTGTTTCTAGTGATTTTGGCGGGCGGAGTGGTACGCAGTTCTGGTTCTGGTATGGGCTGCCCTGATTGGCCCAAATGTTTTGGCTGCGTGGTGCCGCCAACAAACATCTCTCAATTACCGGCCGATTACAAACAGAAATATGTAGCCGGTCGCGTTAAAAAGAACCAACGCTTTGCTAAAACTCTGGATGCACTGGGCTATCATGATTTGGCTAACCGCATCCGCGAAGACAAATCCATTTTAATTCCCGAAGATTTTAATCCGGCTAAAACCTGGATAGAGTACGCTAACAGACTGGTGGGCGTGGTGTCAGGCATATTTTTATTGTTGACCGCCATTTACTCATTCAATTACTGGAGCTTAAACAAAGGTATTGTGCTAGCTTCTGTTGGTAACCTGATTTTGGTAGGTTTTCAGGGTTGGTTGGGTTCTGTAGTGGTATCTTTAAATTTGGTGCCCTGGGTAGTTACTGTACATATGCTGTTGGCCCTGGGACTAGTGGCTTTAAGTATTTATACCTACCATGCCGCTAAGGTTAACGGAAAACCCAAATTGCAATTCAAGGGTATTGTTTGGACGATGACTATTTTGGCGCTGATCTTGACCGTGACGCAGATTTGCTTTGGTACCGATGTGCGAGAGCGTATTGACGAAGTAGCGGCTCATTTGCAAGGTTACCGTCAGGACTGGGTGAGCAGGGCAGGGGGGATCTTTACCCGTCACCGTGATTCGGCTATACTGGTGCTGATCATTAACGTAGCACTTTACGCCCTGATCAGAAAAGGATATAGCCGTCATTCCGTTCATCAGCAACTGATGAGTTTTACATTTTTAATGATCATGCTGCAAATTTTAAGCGGTATTGCATTATCATATTTTGCGTTGCCGCCATATGCGCAGGCTACACATATTTTAATATCAACGCTGATTTTCGGTGCACAGTTCTATCTGCTGCTTAACCTGTATCGTACAGCAAACATGAAGGAGGTGAAAGCATGAAAGGCAGCGATTTTTCAAAACTGATTAAAACCAGGCTCACGTTCCTGGTTACATTCTCGGCCTCTATAGCCTTCTTGATCGGTTCTAAGATGACCGGAAACGGCGACATTAACTGGTATAACTGGGGAAAGCTGATCGTCGGTGGTTTCCTGGTAACATCAGCAGCAAATTGCTTTAATGAAGTAATTGAGAAAGATCTGGACAAGCTGATGAAGCGCACCATGGACAGACCAATGCCAGCCGGACGTATGACCACCGGTCAGGGTTTGGTGCTAGGCTTGTTTATGGGTATTATGGGTACCTATCTGTTAGGTAGCTTAAATATCTTAACAGGTCTGTTATCGGTGTTTTCTGTATTACTTTATGCATTTGCTTATACGCCATTAAAACAGAAATCGCCTATCGCAGTATTTGTAGGTGCATTTCCTGGCGCATTGCCACCGCTGATTGGCTATGTAGCAGCGCACGGAAAAATTGATGAGGTAGCTGTCATTCTGTTCCTGATTCAATTTGTATGGCAATTCCCACACTTCTGGGCCATTGCCTGGGTGCTGGATGATGATTATAAATTGGCCGGCTTCCGTTTACTGCCTACAGGCAAGCGCGATGTGGGTAGTGCAGTTATTACCTTTGTGTTGTTAATTGTTTTACTACCAGTTAGTTTGCTGCCAACTATTTACAATTTTGGTGGTTACTGGGTGGGTGGCGTATCATTATTGTGCAGCCTGATATTTTTATACCAAGGTTTTGTACTTTTGCGCACCCGTGAGATTAAGGCGGCCCGTCAACTGATGTTCGGCTCGTTCTTTTATCTGCCAGTGGTACAATTAATGTTTTTGTTTGATTTTATCGGAAAAGTGAAATGATGGCTCAGTTACAGCAAGAAAATGATAGAATAAACTACGGCGCCAAGAAATTCAACATGTGGATCTTCGTGTTCTGCTCTTTTATGCTATTTATGGCATTTAGCAGCGGTATGATTGTTTACATGGGAGGGAGTGGACACGGCCTGAACGTGACGCTGCCGGCGGCCTTTAGATACAGCACTTTAATATTGATTTTGAGCAGCGTTTCGCTGTTTATATCGTCAAAAGCGGCCAAGGCATCAGACCTGGGCAAGCAACAACGATTTTTATGGATAACCATTGTTTTAGGACTCGGATTTCTGGTGATGCAGGTTTACGGCTGGTATGTACTGGCTTACAACATGCGCATCTTTTTGACAGACCCTAACGCCTCGCGCTCTTTTGTGTATGTAATTACTTTAATGCACTTACTGCACATTATTGGCGGCCTGATCTTCCTGTTTTATGCCGTGAGCGGCAGCATCAGAAAGATACCGCAAGTGAGGAACCTGTATCGCATGGAAATGTCATCGATTTTTTGGCATTTTCTCGATATTGTATGGATTTATCTCTATGTTTTTTTACTTTTGAACCAACATTAAAACAACCCTTTTAATTAAGTACAGATGAGTACAAGTACAACAGTATCACCAATTGATGAAGTAAAGACCACACCGTGGGCCGGTGGCAGAGCGCCATTTTCGGTAGAGTACGGGAAAATGATGATGTGGTTCTTCCTGCTTTCAGATGCTTTTACCTTTTCTTCTTTATTGATCGCTTACGGCGCCCTGCGCTTCAGCTCTAATGTATGGCCTGCACCAGATCTGGTTTTCCAGTCGGTACCGGGCATGTATGAAAACGGCGCTCCGCTGGTTTTCGTAGGTATCATGACGTTCATACTCATCGTAAGCTCTGTTACCATGGTATTGGCGGTTGAGGCCGGTCATCGCAATTCACGTAAAGAAGCTGCGGGCTGGATGGTAGCCACTATTATATTTGGTTTAATGTTCCTGGGTTGTCAGGCTTTAGAGTGGAGCCACTTACATCACGATGGTTTCTGGTGGGGCAGCACTCCAAAAGATCTGCAGGAGTATTTCCACGGTGCAACATCAAGAACCTACGCACAACAGTTTGCCAACCTGTTCTTTACCATTACCGGTTTCCACGGTTTCCACGTATTTAGCGGTGTAGTGATTAACTTCATCATCCTGATTAACGTACTGAAAGGTACTTACGAGAAACGAGGCAGCTACCTGATGGTTGAAAAAGTTGGTCTGTACTGGCACTTTGTAGACTTAGTTTGGGTATTCGTATTTACCTTCTTCTATTTAGTTTAATTACTTTAAAATACACGACACAATGTCTGAACATACACACGACGCTCACCTTGAGCACGGACACGATGACCACGAAGGAATGACCAAAGGCCGCATCTTGAAAGTGGCTGGTATACTAACTGCTATCACTGCAGTTGAGTTTGTCATCGCCCTTGTGCTGGTACCTAGAGGTGTTATTGCTTTGCACCTGGCTAACCCAATTTATATTACTTTAACGCTGTTGAAAGCTTTCTACATCATCGCTTTCTTTATGCACTTGAAGTTTGAGAAAAAAGGTCTGATTTACTCAATCGGTATTCCTATTATTTTCATTATTGGCCTGATCCTGGTATTAACAAACGAAAGCCACCACTGGATTGACCTTCGCGAAGTTTTGCACCTGGCCAAATAAATAGCATTCTATTGAAAAAGATATTAATCCTGGTAGCCATTTTAGC
This region of Mucilaginibacter yixingensis genomic DNA includes:
- a CDS encoding cbb3-type cytochrome c oxidase subunit I — protein: MSTLAVQGHGTHHDEHGHGHEHHHETFVSKYIFSMDHKMIGKQFLITGITMAVIAMILSILFRIQLAYPDQSFPLLETLLGRFAPGGRLDPEFYLSLVTIHGTIMVFFVLTAGLSGTFSNLLIPLQVGARDMASPFMNMLSYWFFFIASVIMLSSFFIEKGPAGPGWTIYPPLSALPKAMKGSGEGMTLWLISMVFFIASSLLGGINYVSTVLNMRTKGMDLWKMPLTVWAFFLTAILGVLAFPVLVAGVVLLIFDRSFGTSFYLSDIVIGGAPQPFSGGSPILFQHLFWFLGHPEVYIVIMPAMGISSEIMSVNARKPIFGYHAMVYSLIGITVLSFIVWGHHMFVTGMNPFLGGVFMITTLIIAVPSAVKTFNWLATLWRGNLRFTPAMMFAIGLVSFFISGGLTGIFLGNAALDINLHDTYFVVAHFHLVMGSAAIFGMLAGVYHWFPKMFGRMMDERLGYLHFWLTFIGAYLVFFPMHFMGLDGVPRRYYAFTEFPSMARWLSVNVFITWSAIMAALAQVAFLVNFIYSIFWGKKATQNPWESNTLEWTTPVEHLHGNWPGEIPTVYRWPYDYSKPGAETDFIPQTVPLSETMSSNLPHDFEDNPAGLELHNTWTNTQKANNQEVK
- a CDS encoding heme A synthase, translated to MSVTNSRKRFLSFNLGGVITLFLVILAGGVVRSSGSGMGCPDWPKCFGCVVPPTNISQLPADYKQKYVAGRVKKNQRFAKTLDALGYHDLANRIREDKSILIPEDFNPAKTWIEYANRLVGVVSGIFLLLTAIYSFNYWSLNKGIVLASVGNLILVGFQGWLGSVVVSLNLVPWVVTVHMLLALGLVALSIYTYHAAKVNGKPKLQFKGIVWTMTILALILTVTQICFGTDVRERIDEVAAHLQGYRQDWVSRAGGIFTRHRDSAILVLIINVALYALIRKGYSRHSVHQQLMSFTFLMIMLQILSGIALSYFALPPYAQATHILISTLIFGAQFYLLLNLYRTANMKEVKA
- the cyoE gene encoding heme o synthase, whose translation is MKGSDFSKLIKTRLTFLVTFSASIAFLIGSKMTGNGDINWYNWGKLIVGGFLVTSAANCFNEVIEKDLDKLMKRTMDRPMPAGRMTTGQGLVLGLFMGIMGTYLLGSLNILTGLLSVFSVLLYAFAYTPLKQKSPIAVFVGAFPGALPPLIGYVAAHGKIDEVAVILFLIQFVWQFPHFWAIAWVLDDDYKLAGFRLLPTGKRDVGSAVITFVLLIVLLPVSLLPTIYNFGGYWVGGVSLLCSLIFLYQGFVLLRTREIKAARQLMFGSFFYLPVVQLMFLFDFIGKVK
- a CDS encoding cytochrome c oxidase subunit 3 gives rise to the protein MMAQLQQENDRINYGAKKFNMWIFVFCSFMLFMAFSSGMIVYMGGSGHGLNVTLPAAFRYSTLILILSSVSLFISSKAAKASDLGKQQRFLWITIVLGLGFLVMQVYGWYVLAYNMRIFLTDPNASRSFVYVITLMHLLHIIGGLIFLFYAVSGSIRKIPQVRNLYRMEMSSIFWHFLDIVWIYLYVFLLLNQH
- a CDS encoding cytochrome c oxidase subunit 3, with the translated sequence MSTSTTVSPIDEVKTTPWAGGRAPFSVEYGKMMMWFFLLSDAFTFSSLLIAYGALRFSSNVWPAPDLVFQSVPGMYENGAPLVFVGIMTFILIVSSVTMVLAVEAGHRNSRKEAAGWMVATIIFGLMFLGCQALEWSHLHHDGFWWGSTPKDLQEYFHGATSRTYAQQFANLFFTITGFHGFHVFSGVVINFIILINVLKGTYEKRGSYLMVEKVGLYWHFVDLVWVFVFTFFYLV
- a CDS encoding cytochrome C oxidase subunit IV family protein is translated as MSEHTHDAHLEHGHDDHEGMTKGRILKVAGILTAITAVEFVIALVLVPRGVIALHLANPIYITLTLLKAFYIIAFFMHLKFEKKGLIYSIGIPIIFIIGLILVLTNESHHWIDLREVLHLAK